In the genome of Arachis stenosperma cultivar V10309 chromosome 6, arast.V10309.gnm1.PFL2, whole genome shotgun sequence, the window AGTCTAAAAATAGAAACTATAAGTTAAGAAATTAGAGTatgaaacataaaataataaaaatataaagaaagTGATAAAACGAGTATcacaatttttcaaaaatgttggtgtagtcatttttttttatgtttttgggATATGGAATAATGTCATAAAAGAAATTAACATGCAACAAAAAAGTAAAAGTCTCACAATTCAACGAAATAAAACCTTCTGGTTgattaacaaatttttttttatatgtacaCTAAAAATCCCttatacatataattaatttaattgttGACTTCTGTGAGTAGCTAATATGATTGgtttgtgaatttgtttttatttcattgcgaaaaaaaaaaagaataaccAACTATTTTCTTTCTATTGTTTTTTATGTTAGGTATAGAACTGTTATAGCATGATTTTTAGTTATTTGTTCTGGCAGTTCCCTCAAGCTCCAAGTAGCCAGTCAATAAGTGGAACATTGGGGATGAAGGAATTCACGCAGAGTGAAGAACTAAAGAGGTTTTAAAAGTTAAAAGCTAGAACTAATGAACTATAGATACAGGAAATACCACATAGATAAAGGGAAActgcatcatcatcatcatcatcatcatcatctaccTTAATTTTGGGCATGCAGTTTTCAAGTGATAAAAGATTTTTACCGGAATATAGGTGCATGCAAAGTAGCTAGCAACCTAACCTCCAATAAAGGGAAAATAGATTATCCCCTATATCATCGCTCCCACAAATAGTGCTAATTAAATATTACCTAAACTACCTCCCACAAATCACTTGGTTAAATTAAACGCGAGAATATGGCATAAGACAGTTATAAACCAACGGTTAAATATACCATACACCATGATGAAAGCCCCATTAATAGCTCATACAGATATATATTAGCACCCTTCATATCTACTTAGCCATAATTCCTTATTCATTTGATTCATATTCTTGTtcataattaattagttaacaaaGTAGTAACTCCCTAATCAGACTTTCGGCGAGGCAAGGCCGATTTCAATAATCCTTGCCTCCGCCATTATCACAcacaaattattaaaaatctcTCATCTAATTCTTActttgtattaattaattagtattattACCGTAATTAATGGCGGTAACCATGTATAGGCCTTTGTTTGTATCAACtggaagggaagaagaagagctTCAAGGAAACGTTACCTACTTAATATCGCCATCTTCTTCGTCGGGCGAGTCATTATCGGAGGAGGATAAATTGCAATTGCTACAAGATTTGCCGGTGGCGGCAGCAGCGGCGGCCGCGTGGAAGAAGAGGAAGCGGGCGATGTCGAAGCAGCTGTCGATGATTAAGACGGAATGCGAATCGGAGACGCCGCGGGACATAGCGTGGGAGAGGCGGCGAAGGCAGATTCAGACGCAAGAGCAGAGGCGGAACAGTAGCGGCAGCATGCACGACGTGGATGAGGTGACGGACGAGGACCTTAATGAGCTGAAAGGCTCCATCGAATTAGGGTTTGGATTCAACGAAGAAGATGGCCAGACACTTTGCAACACGTTGCCGGCTCTAGATCTTTATTTCGCCGTGAACCGCCAAGTTTCCGGTAGCACGGCGTCAACCCCTCGGAGCATCTGCTGCCATAGTCGTCGCTCTTCCTTTGGCAGCCCCGGCGTCCCTGTTGATTCCGATTCTTGGAAGATTTGTAATCCaggtaattaaataaatttttaatgtgTTTATATGTTTGtagattaataattaaataattaaatttttttttttaaaattgaggtGCAGAAgatttcacgtgaagttaataattaaaaataaaaatttagtcaaatcaattaaattatctaacggctcttaactatcaactttacgtgaagtcGAGTTTTCAccttattaatttagtttaagAGAGTAAAAATTTGTATGAATTTATATGAAAATGGTTACACgtgaaattaatatttaaaaataatttagttaaatttattaaattatttaataatttttaaatattaattttatataaaaatagtgtttacctaataaaaatattatctgtaaataaaaaagtaatcaCTAAATTTGTTgttatatttgtgtataaataaaaattattttatatatataaaaaaaattaattacaatttattaatttatttttaatattttattttataatttaata includes:
- the LOC130933831 gene encoding uncharacterized protein LOC130933831, whose product is MAVTMYRPLFVSTGREEEELQGNVTYLISPSSSSGESLSEEDKLQLLQDLPVAAAAAAAWKKRKRAMSKQLSMIKTECESETPRDIAWERRRRQIQTQEQRRNSSGSMHDVDEVTDEDLNELKGSIELGFGFNEEDGQTLCNTLPALDLYFAVNRQVSGSTASTPRSICCHSRRSSFGSPGVPVDSDSWKICNPGDDPKHVKTKLRHWAQAVACSVIMQTH